A window from Malania oleifera isolate guangnan ecotype guangnan chromosome 7, ASM2987363v1, whole genome shotgun sequence encodes these proteins:
- the LOC131159713 gene encoding dihydroceramide fatty acyl 2-hydroxylase FAH2-like isoform X2, giving the protein MVAQEFIVDLNRPLVFQVGHLGEAYQEWVHKPIVCKESPRFFENDVLEFLTRTVWWVIPLIWLPVVCCCISVSIRMDHTLSEIALMVAFGIFIWTLVEYTMHRFLFHIKTKSYWGNTMHYLLHGCHHKHPMDGLRLVFPPAAAAILLVPFWNLVKLLATPSSAPALFGGGLLGYVMYDVTHYYLHHGHPSREVTRNLKKYHLNHHFRIQNKGFGITSSLWDKVFGTLPQSKAGEKNEPEG; this is encoded by the exons ATGGTGGCACAGGAGTTCATTGTAGATTTAAATAGGCCTCTTGTCTTCCAG GTTGGCCACCTTGGTGAAGCTTATCAGGAGTGGGTCCACAAGCCTATTGTCTGCAAGGAAAGCCCTCGTTTTTTTGAGAATGATGTTTTAGAG TTCTTGACCCGGACAGTATGGTGGGTTATTCCCCTCATTTGGCTTCCAGTTGTATGCTGCTGTATCTCTGTGTCTATACGTATGGAtcatacactatctgagatagCATTAATGGTGGCCTTTGGCATTTTCATCTGGACGCTGGTGGAGTACACCATGCACCGCTTCCTTTTCCACATTAAAACAAAAAGCTATTG GGGAAATACCATGCACTATCTTCTTCATGGTTGCCATCACAAGCACCCTATGGATGGACTACGCCTTGTTTTCCCTCCTGCCGCAGCAGCTATTCTACTGGTGCCT TTCTGGAACTTGGTTAAGCTTCTAGCCACTCCGTCTTCTGCGCCTGCTTTATTTGGAGGTGGCTTACTGGGTTATGTGATGTATGATGTTACCCATTACTACCTGCATCATGGTCATCCATCGAGAGAGGTCACTCGAAATCTTAAG AAATATCACTTAAATCACCACTTTCGTATCCAGAATAAGGGCTTTGGGATTACTTCATCTCTCTGGGACAAGGTGTTTGGAACGCTACCTCAATCAAAAGCAGGCGAGAAAAATGAACCAGAGGGCTAG
- the LOC131159713 gene encoding dihydroceramide fatty acyl 2-hydroxylase FAH2-like isoform X1, whose translation MVAQEFIVDLNRPLVFQVGHLGEAYQEWVHKPIVCKESPRFFENDVLEFLTRTVWWVIPLIWLPVVCCCISVSIRMDHTLSEIALMVAFGIFIWTLVEYTMHRFLFHIKTKSYWGNTMHYLLHGCHHKHPMDGLRLVFPPAAAAILLVPFWNLVKLLATPSSAPALFGGGLLGYVMYDVTHYYLHHGHPSREVTRNLKVKKFASSFAEVFEHSTLFLIKILFKRTKYLIYVLDVCWFFFFCHSSVLKQLCCWFYMKLNFDNGHIFIYQIGLQCGANSLVSTCFS comes from the exons ATGGTGGCACAGGAGTTCATTGTAGATTTAAATAGGCCTCTTGTCTTCCAG GTTGGCCACCTTGGTGAAGCTTATCAGGAGTGGGTCCACAAGCCTATTGTCTGCAAGGAAAGCCCTCGTTTTTTTGAGAATGATGTTTTAGAG TTCTTGACCCGGACAGTATGGTGGGTTATTCCCCTCATTTGGCTTCCAGTTGTATGCTGCTGTATCTCTGTGTCTATACGTATGGAtcatacactatctgagatagCATTAATGGTGGCCTTTGGCATTTTCATCTGGACGCTGGTGGAGTACACCATGCACCGCTTCCTTTTCCACATTAAAACAAAAAGCTATTG GGGAAATACCATGCACTATCTTCTTCATGGTTGCCATCACAAGCACCCTATGGATGGACTACGCCTTGTTTTCCCTCCTGCCGCAGCAGCTATTCTACTGGTGCCT TTCTGGAACTTGGTTAAGCTTCTAGCCACTCCGTCTTCTGCGCCTGCTTTATTTGGAGGTGGCTTACTGGGTTATGTGATGTATGATGTTACCCATTACTACCTGCATCATGGTCATCCATCGAGAGAGGTCACTCGAAATCTTAAGGTAAAAAAATTTGCATCTAGCTTTGCAGAAGTTTTTGAACACTCCACCTTATTCCTCATTAAGATCCTGTTCAAACGTACAAAATATCTTATTTATGTGCTGGATgtgtgttggtttttttttttttgtcattcgTCTGTCTTAAAGCAATTGTGTTGTTGGTTCTATATGAAACTCAATTTCGACAATGGGCATATCTTTATTTATCAAATTGGTCTTCAGTGTGGTGCCAACTCTTTGGTCTCCACTTGCTTTTCTTAG